A window of Chloroflexota bacterium genomic DNA:
GGGGCGTGATGCGGGTGACTCCAGGTCGTACAAGACGACAACCGCGACGACGCCTGCGGTGACGATGACGACCGTAAGTATGAAACCCAACACATAGCGGAGCATGGCAACTGCCTCCAAAGTCAGCGGCGTGTAGAGCCTGCAATGTCAACACTGGCGACCATTTCAATGTGCACCGCTTCTCGCATTCGAGTAGATTCTTAGGGTTAGCGGTGCTGCGCAGAGAGGGTTGCACAAAGCCAGCCATTCACAAAGCCGCACGGTATGTCTTATACTACTGGATGTCAGCACTACAAGCCATTTGTTGCAGATGGCAAATAGGCTCTGGGCCGGATAGTAGGCAAGAAGGTGGCCGCATGGAACGCATTGGTAAATTCTGCACAAACTGTGGCAGCGCGTTGAGTGAAGGCGCCAAATTCTGTGGGCAATGCGGCGCGCCGACGCAACCGCATGAGGCTCGGGCGGCGGAAGCCGAGCCTACGCGGCAACCGCGCGGCGAAGATGCCCAGGTGACGCCCAGCCAGACCGGAAGGCCACCGCGTGAGGATCCAAGTATGGCGGCGGTGAGCGGCGCAGCGAGCCAGACGCGTAAGGATAGTGCCCCGGTGGCGCCAAGAGAGGCCGCCACGCAGCCCCCAAGCGACGATACTTCCGAGACGGTGGAAGCAGCCGGTACCCAGCCGCGCGTGCGGGATGCTGCGGTGGCCCCAGGCAAGTCGCTGGGCGGATACAAGCGTTTCCTGCGTATAGACCCTTCCGGCGGTTTCTTGGCAGTTGTCACGCCGCTTTTCATTTGGATTGCCGCTGCGGGCATCCTCGCGTGGGCAGTCCTCGGACTGATTTCGCTCCGGTTCGATCTCTCGTTCTTGAACCTCGAAGACCTGTTTTTCACCATGTTGATCATAATAGGCATCATGCTCAGTGTGGTTGCCAATGCCTATCTCGCCCTCAGCTACCGTGACCGGGCAGGCGCACTGTGGCAGGCTCTGTCATTCCTGCCGGTGCTATGGGCGGCCTTCTTATGTGTGGGGTTGTCCATCATGATTTGGCAGGTATGGACCGACTTCGCGGGCGGCCCCAACGAGCTGCGGCGGGCAATGTTTTCATTGGTCGGCGTTGGAATCTGTGGGATGTATGGCGGCTATTTGTCCCTTGTCGTCATCGGCCCGGCCCGAATCTATCAGGCAGTGCGTCGGGTCGTTTACGTCCTCATCGCTCTAGTCGCTGTGGAGATTCTGGACGCGCTCTGGTGGGGGGCCAGGGACGTGCCTGGTATAGAGATGTGGGAGCACTTCTTGCGGGCCGGTTTGACCGCAGTCTCTTGCGCTATCGTGTACGCCATCATAGCGTTCTTCATGGCTCAAGCTCGATCTAAGGGATCGCAGACCAGTATGCTCGTCGCGTACGTCATCCTTGGAGTCTTCGGTTTCACGATAGCCGTAGGGGCACTGTGGGACACGTTTCCTCCGGGCGCGATCCGATTCGTTCACGGTGCGATCGTCATAGTGATCGTTGCGACAATCGGACTGCTGGTGGTCCAGCACTTTGAGAAGAAGAAGGTCGCCGGGAATCCGCCCGCAGGGAGCGCGCCTTCCCCTCGCGATCCCAGGCAGGCTACTGTCTCCTGACCAAAGACCTCCTGGCGAGTTGGGGCATTGAGAGTGCACCTCCAGAGCTGGACCAACTGCAGTCCAGTAGGCTACGCCTGCAGCACTTGCGTTGACGCTCAGCGGGATGAAACAGACACAGGAGTTGTCATCCCAGACTCCAGCGCGGTCATGAGCCTTACACAGACTTCATTTGCAAGAAAATAGCCGTTTGAAGTGAGACGAATACTGTTCTTGTCGACGCAAATCAGGTTGGCGCGGGTCAAGTCCTCCACTACTTCTCCAAAAAGAATGACGGGATCGACGCCAAAGCGAGCTGCGAACTCTTGACGCAGGATGCCCCGCTGCAACAGACGCAAGTTGAGGAAGACGGTCTCTTCCATAGCGGTGGCTTGCGAGATGTCTTCTTGATGCAGCACAGTCGATTCTCCACTGAACGCACGTTCAATGTACGTACGCGGCGCACGAATCTCTTCGGTACGCACGCTGTCAAGGTAGCCGTGCGCACCGGCCCCGAGGCCCAAGTACGGTTCATAGCGCCAGTAGATTGAGTTGTGCTCGCCTGCCTTGTCCGGCAAGGCCCAGTTGGAAATTTCGTAGTGTTCGTAGCCGGCGCCCGCCAAGCGCTCGCGCGCAGAGGCGTACATGTCAGCGGCAATGTCATCGGCAGGGAGTTTGATCCGGCCGTTGGCTACCCAGCGTGCATAGGGCGTGGTGGGTTCCACGGTGAGGCAGTAGAGCGACAGGTGCTCCGGCGCAAGCGCAAGGGCTTGTTCAACGTCGTGTTGCCAGTCGGCGAGCGATTGATTCGGCACGGCGTACATCAGATCGAGGCTGACGTTCTCAAAGCCGGCTTGTCGTGCAATGAGTAGGCCGCGTTTCGCTTGCTCGGCACTATGGTCGCGACCGAGCACCTTCAGCAGACGGTCGTTCAAACTCTGTACGCCGAACGAAAGGCGATTGACCCCGGCGGCGCGAAATCCGGCAAAGCGCTCGGCATCCGCCGTTACCGGATTGGCTTCGAGCGTAATCTCGCAATCGGCCGTTAGCGGCAAGACGGCATCTACTGCTTTGAGAATTCGGGCAACGTGCTGGGGTTCTAGCAGCGAGGGCGTGCCGCCACCAAAGTAGACGGTGCGCGCGGCCTGAAGTCCGCTGGCCGCACCTTCGCGCGCAATGACGCGGCATAGTGCCTCCACGTACGCCGGAACGAGCGACTGCATGCCGGAATACGTGTTAAAATCGCAGTACGGACACCGCACACGGCAGAAGGGAATGTGCAAATAGACGGCGAGCGCGTTCTTGACTTTCACACTCATGTCTTTCCCGCAGAAATTGTACAGGCGCGCGAGCATTATTTTGCCGGCGAGCCTTGGTTTGAATCCCTCTATGCGGCCCCGCAGAGCCGGCTGGCAACCGCCGACGACCTCGCGCAGGCAATGGACCGGGACAGCATTGCCGCGGCAGTGGCACTCAATTTCGGCTGGCGCGACCCAGGACTCTGCCGCGAAACGAACGACTCTATTCTAGAAGCTCTCAGGCCGTATCGCCAGATTGTGCCTTTCTGTGCGGTCGTGCCGGGCGATCCGGGCGCTGCCCAGGAAATCGCGCGTTGCGCGGCGCTGGGCTTCCGCGGGGTCGGCGAGCTCAACGCCGACGGACAGGGAATTGACATAACCGATGAGCGTACGATGCGACCCGTCATCGAGGCGTGCCAAGTCCACGGCATGGTTATGCTCTTGCATGCCAGTGAGCCAGTGGGGCATAGCTATCCCGGTAAAGGTGAAGCCACGCCGGAGAAGCTTGCCCGCTTCTTGACAGTGGCGCAAGAGGTTTCCATAGTCCTCGCCCACTGGGGAGGGGGCTTGGCATTCTATGAACTAATGCCGGAGATTGGATCGCTAGCGGTCAACTCGTACTATGACACCGCAGCCACGCCCTACCTCTATTCCCCGCAGATATATCGGATTGGATCGCAACTGGTGGGTTCACGGGTGCTATTTGGGAGTGACTTCCCGCTTATGCCGCAGCGACGAGCCCTCAAGCACATGGAAGAGGCGCACCTGAGCAGAGAGGAA
This region includes:
- a CDS encoding zinc-ribbon domain-containing protein yields the protein MERIGKFCTNCGSALSEGAKFCGQCGAPTQPHEARAAEAEPTRQPRGEDAQVTPSQTGRPPREDPSMAAVSGAASQTRKDSAPVAPREAATQPPSDDTSETVEAAGTQPRVRDAAVAPGKSLGGYKRFLRIDPSGGFLAVVTPLFIWIAAAGILAWAVLGLISLRFDLSFLNLEDLFFTMLIIIGIMLSVVANAYLALSYRDRAGALWQALSFLPVLWAAFLCVGLSIMIWQVWTDFAGGPNELRRAMFSLVGVGICGMYGGYLSLVVIGPARIYQAVRRVVYVLIALVAVEILDALWWGARDVPGIEMWEHFLRAGLTAVSCAIVYAIIAFFMAQARSKGSQTSMLVAYVILGVFGFTIAVGALWDTFPPGAIRFVHGAIVIVIVATIGLLVVQHFEKKKVAGNPPAGSAPSPRDPRQATVS
- a CDS encoding amidohydrolase family protein; its protein translation is MQIDGERVLDFHTHVFPAEIVQAREHYFAGEPWFESLYAAPQSRLATADDLAQAMDRDSIAAAVALNFGWRDPGLCRETNDSILEALRPYRQIVPFCAVVPGDPGAAQEIARCAALGFRGVGELNADGQGIDITDERTMRPVIEACQVHGMVMLLHASEPVGHSYPGKGEATPEKLARFLTVAQEVSIVLAHWGGGLAFYELMPEIGSLAVNSYYDTAATPYLYSPQIYRIGSQLVGSRVLFGSDFPLMPQRRALKHMEEAHLSREERHALLWDNGARLLGLNASE
- the hemW gene encoding radical SAM family heme chaperone HemW, with the translated sequence MKVKNALAVYLHIPFCRVRCPYCDFNTYSGMQSLVPAYVEALCRVIAREGAASGLQAARTVYFGGGTPSLLEPQHVARILKAVDAVLPLTADCEITLEANPVTADAERFAGFRAAGVNRLSFGVQSLNDRLLKVLGRDHSAEQAKRGLLIARQAGFENVSLDLMYAVPNQSLADWQHDVEQALALAPEHLSLYCLTVEPTTPYARWVANGRIKLPADDIAADMYASARERLAGAGYEHYEISNWALPDKAGEHNSIYWRYEPYLGLGAGAHGYLDSVRTEEIRAPRTYIERAFSGESTVLHQEDISQATAMEETVFLNLRLLQRGILRQEFAARFGVDPVILFGEVVEDLTRANLICVDKNSIRLTSNGYFLANEVCVRLMTALESGMTTPVSVSSR